A region from the Buchnera aphidicola (Astegopteryx bambusae) genome encodes:
- the erpA gene encoding iron-sulfur cluster insertion protein ErpA translates to MYKIKFTKNSIKKILKITKKKLYFRIYIIGGGCNGFKYDFKTEKKIKKNDIIIKQNDANIIIDYISIQYLKNIKIDYLENLEGSKFVIKNPNAKTKCSCGISFSI, encoded by the coding sequence ATGTATAAAATAAAATTTACTAAAAATTCAATAAAAAAAATTTTAAAAATTACAAAAAAAAAATTATATTTTAGAATATATATAATAGGAGGTGGATGCAACGGATTTAAATATGATTTTAAAACAGAAAAAAAAATAAAAAAAAATGACATAATTATAAAACAAAATGATGCTAATATAATAATAGATTATATTAGTATACAGTATTTAAAAAATATAAAAATAGATTACTTAGAAAATTTAGAAGGATCAAAATTTGTTATAAAAAATCCTAATGCTAAAACAAAATGTAGTTGCGGAATTTCATTCAGTATATAA